A single genomic interval of Methylosinus sp. LW4 harbors:
- the repC gene encoding plasmid replication protein RepC — protein MQTRSTTPFGRRPLSLAMVASQAATENFAAKPGASETVVHKWRLFRALTEAKEPLGVTERALSVLHALLSFHQETALSLPEVASMSAEAGSAGAGIVVFPSNKELSIRAHGMAPATLRRHLACLVDAGLIIRRDSPNGKRFARKGQGGAIADAFGFDLAPLVARSSEIENLAEEVRAENRAIALLREKITLTRRDIVKMIETALEEGVSGDWDEAHQRYATLSGRYGRGLSCADLQALAGELAALAAEIHKSLETHIKAQNMSGNESQSERHIQNQTTNSSDLEPSLQEGRAQPPQPNLEEPGGAIDRAPETSPDRSRTIDPKPALRAYPLGMVLEACPDIVDYGPSGEISSWRDLAAAAATVRSALGVSPDAWSQALDVLGEHDASIVIAAILQRGDEIKSAGGYLRVLTEKARAGEFSLGPVLMALLRGKAAKAARERKKTG, from the coding sequence ATGCAGACACGTTCAACGACGCCCTTCGGGCGGCGGCCGTTGTCGCTCGCCATGGTGGCGAGCCAGGCCGCGACCGAGAATTTCGCCGCCAAGCCGGGCGCATCCGAAACAGTCGTCCATAAGTGGCGGCTGTTCCGCGCGCTCACCGAGGCCAAAGAGCCGCTCGGCGTCACCGAGCGCGCGCTATCGGTGCTGCACGCGCTGCTGAGCTTCCACCAGGAGACCGCGCTCAGTCTGCCGGAGGTCGCTTCGATGTCCGCCGAGGCGGGCTCGGCCGGCGCCGGAATCGTCGTGTTTCCTTCGAACAAGGAACTCTCGATCCGCGCCCATGGCATGGCGCCGGCGACTTTGCGCCGGCATCTCGCCTGCTTGGTCGACGCCGGGCTCATCATCCGCCGTGATTCCCCGAACGGCAAGCGCTTCGCCCGGAAAGGGCAGGGGGGAGCGATAGCGGACGCCTTCGGCTTCGACCTCGCGCCACTCGTCGCGCGCTCGAGCGAAATCGAGAACCTCGCAGAGGAGGTGCGGGCCGAGAACCGCGCGATCGCGCTGCTGCGCGAGAAGATCACGCTCACGCGGCGAGACATCGTCAAAATGATCGAGACCGCTTTGGAGGAGGGCGTCTCGGGCGACTGGGACGAGGCGCATCAGCGCTATGCGACGCTCTCGGGGCGCTATGGACGGGGGCTTTCCTGCGCCGATCTGCAGGCTTTGGCCGGGGAATTGGCCGCTCTAGCGGCGGAAATCCACAAGTCGCTGGAAACGCACATAAAAGCTCAAAATATGAGCGGCAATGAGTCTCAATCTGAGCGCCACATACAGAATCAAACCACAAATTCTTCTGATCTTGAACCTAGCCTTCAAGAAGGCAGGGCGCAGCCACCCCAACCAAATCTCGAAGAGCCCGGAGGAGCGATCGATCGCGCCCCAGAAACATCCCCAGATCGCTCTCGAACCATCGATCCCAAGCCGGCCCTTCGCGCCTATCCCCTCGGAATGGTGCTGGAGGCCTGTCCAGACATCGTCGATTACGGCCCGAGTGGCGAAATCTCGTCATGGCGAGACCTCGCTGCTGCGGCGGCGACAGTGCGTTCGGCGCTCGGCGTTTCGCCAGACGCCTGGTCGCAAGCCCTGGATGTCCTGGGCGAGCATGACGCCTCCATCGTCATCGCCGCGATCCTGCAACGTGGCGATGAGATCAAGAGCGCCGGCGGCTATCTCCGCGTCCTGACCGAAAAGGCGAGGGCAGGGGAGTTCTCGCTCGGACCCGTGCTGATGGCGCTGTTGCGCGGCAAGGCCGCGAAGGCGGCGCGCGAACGCAAGAAAACAGGGTGA
- a CDS encoding recombinase family protein has translation MTDSNVRGRLIGYARVSTEEQVTDAQTDVLKAAGCVEIFREHMSGAKASRPELAKALSRVRRGDVLVVARLDRLARSLSHLLAVIAELDAKGAHFKSLADPIDTTTPQGRFALQVLGAVAELERALIRERTKDGLRAAKKRGRIGGNPKLRAGDRDAIQRIVDAKAANYFERVNRTAEHWLPVVRQMRPDHRWQDVVRVLNAKRDAASGAPLPQWTVESLKRAVKCFVAEGLIEPRLLHQAASRKISSERLVTLVAGIKRANPDLTLAQIGAQLEAMYERTPRGGTRWAPSSVKSLLDRAEKLRLLDAETL, from the coding sequence ATGACGGATTCGAACGTCAGGGGCCGGCTTATCGGCTATGCTCGCGTCTCGACCGAGGAGCAGGTCACCGACGCGCAGACCGATGTGCTGAAGGCGGCCGGCTGCGTCGAGATTTTTCGTGAGCATATGTCGGGGGCGAAAGCCTCACGGCCGGAACTCGCCAAGGCTCTTTCGCGCGTGCGACGCGGCGATGTGCTGGTCGTCGCACGGCTCGACCGTTTGGCCCGCTCGCTGTCGCATCTCCTGGCCGTGATCGCCGAGCTCGACGCCAAGGGCGCGCATTTCAAATCGCTCGCCGATCCCATCGACACCACGACCCCGCAAGGCCGGTTCGCCCTGCAGGTTCTCGGCGCCGTAGCGGAATTGGAGCGCGCCCTGATCCGGGAGCGCACCAAGGACGGCCTGCGCGCCGCCAAGAAGCGCGGCCGCATCGGCGGCAATCCAAAGCTCCGCGCCGGCGACCGCGACGCCATCCAGCGCATCGTCGACGCCAAGGCGGCGAATTATTTCGAGCGCGTCAACCGAACGGCCGAACATTGGCTGCCGGTCGTCCGGCAAATGCGCCCGGATCACCGCTGGCAGGATGTCGTGCGCGTGCTCAACGCCAAGCGCGATGCCGCTTCAGGCGCTCCCCTGCCCCAATGGACCGTCGAGAGCCTGAAGCGCGCCGTCAAATGCTTCGTCGCCGAGGGCTTGATCGAGCCCCGCCTCCTCCATCAAGCCGCCAGCCGAAAAATCAGCAGCGAACGCCTGGTCACGCTCGTCGCCGGGATCAAGCGGGCCAATCCCGATCTGACGCTCGCGCAGATCGGCGCGCAGCTCGAGGCCATGTATGAGCGCACGCCGCGCGGCGGAACCCGCTGGGCGCCCTCCTCCGTCAAAAGCCTGCTCGATCGCGCCGAAAAGCTCCGATTGCTCGACGCCGAAACGCTGTGA